The sequence CTATTATCTTTATTAGTTAATGTATATGTTGGAGCAGTAATTTTTCCATCAGTATCAACAGTTGCACCCCCACCTAAAGCAGTTGCAATAGAGCTATTGGCTGCATGAATTTGACCACCAGTTATAGCATCTGTTGAATTTTCTCCAATAGTTCCAGCTCCTAGGTTGGTAATCTTTTTATTATTCATAGCTATACCACTATTATCTATAACTATGTTGCCTTTAGTAGTTAAACTTGTTATATCTGTTAAAGTATCAGATAAAGTATAAGTTATATTACCATCATTAGTTGATGTAACTTTTAAGTTTTCATCACCTGCATTGAATTGAACTTTTCCACCAGCTATAATCTTACTTTCAATGCCATCTTTAGCTAATACACTAAACATACCTTTATCTTTATCTGTAAAGCCCTCAATTGCTTCGCTGTTTTCAGTAATCTTAGTAGTGTTTTTAGCAATGTCTTTAATATTTTTATCAATCTTAGTGTTTTGATCTTTATTAACTTCATCTAGAACAGTTAAAGCTTCCCCTACACTATTTTTATCAACACTACTATTATCTTTATTAGTTAATGTATATGTTGGAGCAGTAATTTTTCCATCAGTATCAACAGTTGCACCCCCACCTAAAGCAGTTGCAATAGAGCTATTGGCTGCATGAATTTGACCACCAGTTATAGCATCTGTTGAATTTTCTCCAATAGTTCCAGCTCCTAGGTTGGTAAGTTTGATAGGATTTTTAGTATCACCAGTAGAATCGGCTAAAGATACAACGATATTACCTTTATCAATGGTTGTTCCACCTATGCCGTCTTTTGTTGTGCTATAACTCCCATCTTCCTGTTTGTAAACTTTGTTACCATTTTTATCTGTGTAAACCAATGGATTGTCTGCTGATGTTCCGCTCAAACCTTCTAAAAGTTTATTTTTATCTATATCTATTTTAAATGAATGATTACCATCTTGGCTAGTTATCGTTGAGACTTTAGTGAAGTTTCCATCTGTGATTTTTATGGTGTCGCCTAACTTAACAGTTGTTTTTTCATTTTCGTTAGTTTGAAGTCCGATGCCTGTGTTTATAACTTTTTTAAGTTGGCTAAGATTTACAGCTTCATCATCTTTTATCGCATCTGCAACATTTCCTAGTCTAATAGGTGAGTTGTGATCACCATTTTTACCTACTAGATTTAGTCTCATACTATCATTAGTAGATGGGTTGATTTGATTTAATTTTTGGTTCAACTTAAAATCATATTGGTCAGATATAACAGCCTTATTAAATGCTATATCTCCTCCTCCATTTGCGGCTTCTCCAAAAGAACCATTTGCACCTTTAGGTTCTCCTTCTTCATCTACTTTAAAATCACTAAATTTATCTAGTTGATGAAATTTACCTCTGTCTGTAATAAACAGAGGTTCTCCATCCCCATTTCCTCCATTTATAAAATACAATTTATCTTTTTTTATTATTTGCCTTAGTTTTTCTTCTGTATATTTGTCTTTATATTTATTTATAAAAGCTTTGCCTGCATCTGAAGCTAAAAATTCTTTACCAGTTTTTAAATTGCTAGCATATGTGGAAACAGGCATATAAACTTTTCCACCTTGCAAATCACCTTTTGGAGCCGTTCCTGATACCCAATAATAATCACCTTTACCAGTTACTTTTGCGATTTCTCTTACCCCATCTTTTTTTATTTCTTCAATGGAAAGGTATTTATTATCTCTCCCTGCAATTCCAAGACTTGAAGATCCTCCATAACCGCTACCATGATATCCTTTTTCTCTATATATTAAACCGCTAGGATCGTCAGTTTTTTCAATTTCAATATTTTTATCACCATCTATTACAAATAATTTACCGTTTTCTTCTTTTAAGGTAACACTATGGTCATTGCCTGTTGGTATTCCAGAAAGATTTACATATTGTGCTGTATATTGGTTGTTTTTTAACTTATCTAATTCCTCTTGAGTGTAGTATCTAGTGTCTTCACCTGTTCCTTTTGGCACGATAACATTGGAAGGATTCCCATCACTATCCACATAAACAACATTAGTTGTATTTGTATCTGCTGCTAATAATGGAATTTGCAAACTCACTGCTAAAAGTGCTGCTACTGCCACAGCCGAAAGTTGTTTAAATTTAAGTAGTACTGAACTACCGCTTGTTTGTATGCTTATGCTTTTCTTACTCATCTTAGAGCGACAGCTTGAATTTTCAGCCACTGCTACCCATCCAACGCCCTCTTTGTATATATGTCTGTAAGCTTTGTTCATAACTTTATGCCTTTCTTTGTTGATATATTTATACTTAATTTATTTGATTAATCTATCTATTCTATAGCTAAAATTATAATAAATATAAATTCATCTGCCATTATAGCAAAATTTTATTAAATTTAACACTAATTTATTACTATTTGTATATAAATTTTAAAATTTTATTAAATAATTTATAAAAATATTTAAAATATTATATTAAGATTTACAGTATGCTTTATGGTTTTATATAGACTGTTTGGTTTTAAAAAATGTTATAATTTATGAAATTTAAAAGGATGTTTTTGTATGAAAAAGATATTTTTGATTTTATTATCTGTGGTTGCTTTTTAGATAGCATACGCAAAAGATAGCTCCAAAATAACTAAAATTGAAACCTGCGAAGATTATATAAAAATCATAGATGAGAGTTGTCAAAAAACAACGCTTCTTCTTGTCATGGTCTTGCTGTTGCTTTTTATAATGGCTCTATTATAAACAAAGATTTAAATGCTGCTTTTGTTCTTTTCAACAAAGCTTGCAAAGCTAGGCTTTAAAGAGAGTTGTTTCAATGTTGGAGTTATGAGTGAAAATGGCGAAGGTGTAAAAGAAGATGAGTTTTTGGCATTTGATATGTATAAGCTTACTTGCACTAAAAACAAAAAAGGTAAATATATAGATAGTATAGGTTGTGCAAATTTAGCTTTTCTATATATAGATGGAAGGGGTATCAAACAAGAGATTAAAAAGGGTATAGAAATTTTAGAAAATAGTTGCAAAAAAGCTGTTTTAGAAAATTGCAATATCTTAGCCAAAATTTACCAAACAAATTATCTAGGTATCAAAGATGATAACAACACAACTAAACTCTTAAATTTTGCTTGAGACAAATCAAACTCTAGCTCATGTCTGCTTCTAGGTAATTATCTTATAAATAACGAAAACAGTTTAGTTAAAAAAGATTCACTAAAATATTTTGAAAAAGCTTGTGACTTAAATGTAAGTCAGTCTTGCTTGGACTTAGGCATGCTATATACAGACTCTAATATAGTGGAGCAAAACCTAACAAAAGCAAAAGAGTTTTTTGGTAAGGCTTGTGAGCTAAGAGAGAGAAAAGGTTGTCAAAGCTATAAAGTACTAAATCAAAGCGGATACTAAGATAGAAGTGAAAATTTGTAGAGCCTAGACCTAGTGCAACTAAATTTTTAGTTAATGGCTTTTGTGTCACTTTGTATCATAAATGAATTTTCACTGTGCTTATCCTATATTTAATTATCAGTTTGTTATAATTAAAATAAAAATTATGGATAAAATTTGAAAGAAAAAAAAGAGTATTTAAAAGAGCAAATTATCACATATCTAGGAAACAAAAGATCTTTACTTGGGTTTATAGATGAGGGGTTTATGTATGCGAAAAGCGAGCTTAAAAAAGATAAATTTAGCTTTTGTGATCTTTTTTCTGGCTCGGGTGTAGTTTCTAGATATGCTAAAGCACATTCTAACTACATAATAACAAATGATTTGGAGTTGTATTCAAAGATAATCAACGAATGTTATCTAAGCAACAAAAGCTCAAATTTAACTAAAGAACTTAAAAACATCTATAAGTTAGTAAACAATATAGAAGTTTTAAAAGATGGCTTTATAAATGAACTTTATGCACCAAAAGATGACAATAATATAAAAGAGAATGATAGGGTTTTTTATACAAATAAAAATGCTAAAATAATTGACACCATAAGACAAAACATAGATGAGTACTGCCCTAAAGAACTAAAACAATACTTTATAGCCCCACTACTTTACGAAGCAAGTGTTCATGCAAATACAAGCGGTATATTTAAAGGTTTTTATAAAAACAAAAATGGCGTTGGTCAGTTTGGCGGGGAGGGAAGAAATGCACTTAGTAGGATAATGGGTGAGATAGAGCTAGCTTTGCCTGTATTTAGCAAATTTAAGTGCGAATTTGAGGTTTTGCAAGAAGATGCGAATGTCCTTTCAAAAGATATAGATACTGATGTTTGTTATATAGACCCTCCATATAATCAGCACCCTTATGGCTCAAACTACTTTATGTTAAATTTAATAGCTTCATATAAAAGACCTGAAAAAATTTCAAAAGTTTCTGGCATTGCTAAAGACTGGAATAGAAGCGTTTTTAACCAAAGAAAAAGTGCAAAAGAGGCGCTTTTAGAGATAGTAAATAGTGTAAAATCCAAAATAGTACTAATCTCTTATAATTGCGAAGGGTTTGTAAAAAAAGATGAATTTTTGAATGATTTATCAAAATTTGGTGAAGCACATATAATAGAAAAAAGATACAATACTTTTAGAGGAAGTAGAAATTTAAAGTCTAGAAATACCCATGTAAATGAACAACTTTATATACTAAAAAAGAGAACTTAATGGATAAAAATATAACATTAACAAGGCTTTTTATTCCGATTTATCTTACTATGCTTTTAAACTTAGCAACCCTTGTCATAAACACATATATGATAAGTTTAGTTGACCCTCGTTTAGTTGGGGCTTTGGCTGCTGGACATCAAGTTTTTATACTTTTTTTAAATGTTTTTAATCTTTTAGGGGTTGGTTGCTCTGTTGTAATATCTCAAGCACTTGGTGCTAAAAACAACAAACTCGCTATAAGGGCTATTCATATAAGCATATCTCTTAATTTTTTAATTGGTTTGATTTGTGGGATTATCGTATTTATTTTTGCTAGAAATATTTTAAATTTAATGCAAATTCCAACTGAAATTTCAGATGAAAGCTATGTCTATCTTAGGATTATTAGTATAATTTTCTTTATAGATGGTGTAGCTATAATACTAGCTACCGTAGCTAGGGTTTATGGTTTTGCAAACTATGCATTAATGGCGTCTTTGCTTATGAATGTAGTTATAATCATAGGAAACATCTTATCTTTATTTGAGCCTTTTGGACTGCCTTACTACGGACTTATGGGGGTTGGTATATCAACTATAGCGGGTAAAATTATAGGTGTTGCGTTTTACTTTATAATATTGATAAAAATTATGAAGATACCTATAATATTTAAGCTATTTGTAAATGCTAAAATCTATATCGCAAAGAAGATATTAAAAGTTGGACTACCTAGCGCTGGTGAAAATTTACTTTGGAGTTTGCAATACTTAGTAGCTTTTAGCTTTGTTGCTAGTATGGGTGAAGACAGCTTAGCAGTTCAAACAATATACTTTCAATTTTCATCTTTTATCTTTTTTGCTGCTATAGCGTTAGGTCTTTCTAATCAAGTTATAGTAGCTAGATTTGTTGGAGCAAGTGAAAATGAACAAGCCTATAATCACACTTTTAAAACTGCTAAAATAGGGTTTATATCAACATTTTTATTTGTCGGTGGGGTTTTTGTTTGTCAAGATTTTTTGATGAATCTAATGAACTTAACTGAAAATATGAAAACTCTAATGAGACCACTTTTTTATGTATCTTTCTTTCTTGAGTTTAGTAGAACTTTAAATATCGTTATGGTAAATGCTTTAAAAGCAAGTGGGGATGTTAAATTTCCGTTTGTTACAGGTGCGGCTTCAATGTGGTTAATTTCAATACCGCTTGGATATTTGTTAGGAATCACTTTAGGATATGGGATAATAGGTATTTGGATAGCTTTTGTAATAGATGAAACAATAAGAGGTTTAATTAATATGTTTAGATGGATAAGTAGAAAATGGATAGGGAAAAAGCTAGTTTAGCTAGTAAAATATTTTGGGTAAAATATTATGACTTCATATCAAAACTAGGTATACTTCATGATAAAAAGGAGATTTAATGCATCAAAAAAACCTTAAAAATCTAGTATTTTTAAACTTTGTATTTTATGCTTTAGTTATATTATTTAATATTTTTGCTTATGTAGGTTTTTTAAACAATATAGAATTTCAAGGTATTATAAACAAATACCCTACCCTCATAACTCCTATAAATTTTACATTTAGCATTTGGATACCTATATATATACTGCTTTTGTTGACATTAGTCTATTTGTATAAAAATCAATATAATTCATATAAAAAAACACTAATTAAACCTATTTCGATACTATTTATAATAAGCTCTTTGTTTAATATAGCATGGATAATCTCATTTATATTTGAGAGATTTTGGATAGCCCTTTTAATGATAGCTGGGTTACTAACTATGCTTATGTTTATTTTAGATGAAATTTACAAAAAAAGATCTGCTCTTAATTTTTTTTCTTTAGCAGTTTTTACTATTTACGCCTCTTGGATACTTATGCTAACTATCATAACTGCAACGATATTTGCTGCTCAACAAAATTGGGGAGGCCTTGGTGGTATACCTATCCCAATTTGGACTATTGTAGTAATTTTATCAACTACTGGTTTTGCTGTGTTTTATATGTTTTATTATAAAAATGCTCTGTTTTCATTTGGTATAATTTGGACATTTGTTGGAATATATTTATCATATAGTGCAGGAAAAATAAAAACTGATATGGGCTCATCTATAAAATTTACAATTTTTACCGCCATTATAATTTTAATCATTAGTATGATATATATTTTTCAAAAAAATAAAAAATCAATACTTCCAAAAAAGCATTATAGGGTCTAAATGCTACCAAATATTTTAAAATTTGAAGATTATGAGATAAACATAAAATATAAAAAGATGAAATATGCAAGGCTTAAAGTAGATAAAGAATCAAACATTTATCTATCTTTACCGCTTAGATTTCCTGACTATCAAGCTTTAAATTTCATTAAAAAAAACGAAACTTGGATACAAAAAACTATAACGAAGAATAAAAACAGAGCACTGCCAAAAGACAAAACATATTTAAAAGGTGTGATTTATACTCTAAAATTTGATGAAAATTTCAAAAGAGTAGAGGTTGCTAATGACACTATATTAGCTCCAAATTTGGAAATTTTTATGAAATTTAAAAAAGAATTTGCAAAAAAAGAATTCATGAAATTTATAGAAATTTATAAGCCCTTAGTTAAAAAAGATGTAAATAGAGTCGTTGTAAGAGATATGAAAACAAGATGGGGAAGTTGTAACTCAAAAAAGGGCTATATAAATTTGGCTCTAAAGCTTATAGAAAAAAGCCCTGATATTATAGAGTATGTAGTTCTTCACGAATTAACTCATCTAATCTACCCTCATCACCAAAAAAGTTTTTATGATTTTATAAAAAAGATAATGCCTGATTATAAAGATAGAGAAAAAAAGCTAAAATACTAGCCTTTTAATCTATAAATCTTTTTGTTAAATTACTATAACTATCTATCCTTCTATCTCGTAAAAATGGCCACCATCTACGAATATTTTCACATCTATCTAAATCAATTTCAACAATTTTAGTAAGTTCTTCTGTTTCATCTGAGCGAAACATTTGCTCTCCTTGTGGTCCAAAGACAAAGCTATTTCCCCAAAACCTTATCCCATCACTAACACCACTTTCATCTTTTTCAAACCCAACTCTATTTACAGCCACCACAGGCAAACCATTTGCCACGCTATGGCCTCTTTGAACTGCAACCCATGATTCTAGTTGGCGAGATTTTTCATCACTTTCGTCACCATCAAACCAGCCAATTGCAGTAGGATATATCAAAATTTCAGCCCCATTTAATGCCATTAATCTTGCAGCTTCAGGATACCACTGATCCCAGCACACCAAAACACCAAGCTTTCCAACACTTGTATCAATAGCTTTATAGCCTAAATCCCCAGGGGTAAAATAAAACTTCTCATAAAAGTTTGGATCGTCAGGAATGTGCATTTTTCTATATTTTCCAGCTATGCTTCCATCACTATCAAAAACAACTGCGGTATTGTGATAAAGTCCAGCTGTTCGCTTTTCAAATAGCGAAGTTACTAAAACTATTTTATTTTCCTTTGCTACATTTGCCCAAAATTTAATGTCTTCTTCATATGAATTTGCATAGTCAAATTTAGACACATCTTCGCTTTGGCAAAAATACTCACTTTGATGAAGTTCTTGAAGCACAACTAAACTAGCCCCATCTTTTGCTACTTTTTCAATGCCTTTAACGGTCGCTTTTATAGTATCTTCTTTACTGCCTTTATATGTGTGTGAAACAAGCCCTAGCTTTAATACTCTACTCATTTTTTCCCTTTTTATATATTTTCTATCTTTGAATCATCATATGGATCAAAATGTAAATTTATATCCCATTCGTATTGGTTATATTTTTCAGTTATATATTTTTCAACACTATCTCCAATCTCATGTGCATCAAATAGTAAAATATCTCTATCAAAAACTAGATGAATACTAAGATAACATTTATTTACACATTTTCTAGTTTTAAAATCGTGAAAATCTCGTATTTTACTATTGGAATTTATAAACTCTTTTATATCTAAAACTATATCTTCATCAACTGCACCATCAATTAGTATATATCCGCTCTCTTTTATAAGTCCCAAAGCTCCATACATTATATAAAGCCCTATTGCTATACCAAATATACTATCAACTATGTGCCAACCTGTAAAATACACTACAACAAGTCCTGCTATAATTGCTAAGTTTGAGAAAAAATCGCTCTTATAGTGTAAAATGTCAGTTTTTATAATGAGTGAGTTTGTTTTTTTATAAATTTTTGTAAGATATACTATGAGAAAACCTGTAACTATAAATGAAAAAATCATAACATATAAGGCTATATTTAGCTTAATAGGACCTTGTGGGTTTATAATTTTCATAGCACCTGAATATACTATAAAACTTCCAATCCCAGCTATAAAAAATCCTTCTAAAAAGGACATAATAGCTTCAAGTTTTGCATATCCGTAGTTAAATTTACCATCTGGCTCTTGATCTGATTTTGAAACCACTATATAGTTTGCAGCGGAAACTATGGCATCGAGTATAGAGTCAATTGCTGAGGCTATAACAGAAACCGAACCACTAAACAACCCTATAATTAGCTTGACAATAGCAAGCATAACAGCAGTTAAACCTGCTACAAATGGGGCTTTGTTTTTTATATCCATCATCTTTTTCCAAAAAATCTATTTTGAGTTGAGCAGTGAATTGAGCCATTTTGGCGTATTAAAACTCTTGAATCAACTCCAACTACATCATGATTTGGCAATGCTTTTTTAAGTCTATCTAAGACAATTTCATCATTTTTATCACCATATGTAGGTACTATCAATGCCCCGTTTACAAAAACAAAATTTGCATATGTAGCAGGAAGTCTTACATCATCATAAAATATAGGCTTTGGAATAGGTAAAGATATGAGATTAAACTTAGTTTGTTTTAGCTCATTTTCCATCTTTTTAAGCTCGTTATAGTGTTCATCTTCTTTATCTTCACAACTACTATATGCTATTGTTTGCTCATCTATAAATCTAGCTAATGTGTCTACATGGTTATCTGTGTCATCGCCTTTTATAAAGCCATTTTTAAGCCAAATTACATCTTTTATACCAAAAATATCTTTGAATATTTTATTAAAATCATCTTTTGTTAATCCATTTGTTCTATTTTCATTTAAAAGGCATTTTTGGGTAGTAAGCATAATGCCATTTCCGTTAAAGTCAATACTTCCACCCTCTAAAACTAGGTTATGTTTTACAACTTTTCCACTAAAATTTTTAAAAAGTTTGTCATTAACTTCGTTGTCTTTTTGGCTCTGAAATTTACCACCCCAAGCATTAAATTTAAAATCATTAGCAACTATCTTATCGCCCTTTAAAACATCAATAGCACCATAATCTCTTATCCAAGTATCATTTGTATCTATCTCATAAAATTCTACATTTTTAACATCTTTAAAGTATTTTTCAAAATCTTTTTTATTTGGTGAGATTAAAACTACTTTTTGATATTTTGCTATGATTTTAACTAAATTTACATAGTAATCTAAAATTTCATCTAAATACTCAGCCCAATCGCTATTTTTATGTGGAAGTGCTAAAAATATAAGCTCTTGTTTTTCCCACTCTCCAAATGTTCTCATCTTATCCCCTGTCTTATAATTTTCAATTATATCAAACAAATTATCTCTCTTGCAAGATATAGAAGTTTTCTAAAATTTCATTATATGTTTTTTCTAACTCTAAATTTATGGAGCTTTTAAACTCATCTTTATTTTGCATGATCTCTTCATAAATACTTTTTTCATATTCATCTCTGTTTATAAACTCATCGCCCTTTGCAAAAGCATAATCAAACCCAAACCAAGTAGCCACTGCAAAAGCAGGAACACAGACAAAAGCCCCTGCTCCACAAACTAAACCACTTCCACCAGCACCGCTTGAAGTTGCTATCTTTGCTCCTGTTTTTGCTGCTGTCTTGCTAGCTGTTTTTAAAAGTGTCTTACCGACCAACCCAACACCTAACCCTGCTACGCTAAACCCACTTATTTTTACCCTATTTAAATTTCTACTATCGATATTTGTAAAATTAGTGTCAAAAGCAACAACTGCAGTATTAGGAATA is a genomic window of Campylobacter blaseri containing:
- a CDS encoding SEL1-like repeat protein, with the translated sequence MSKNNASSCHGLAVAFYNGSIINKDLNAAFVLFNKACKARL
- a CDS encoding tetratricopeptide repeat protein; translated protein: MLLLFFSTKLAKLGFKESCFNVGVMSENGEGVKEDEFLAFDMYKLTCTKNKKGKYIDSIGCANLAFLYIDGRGIKQEIKKGIEILENSCKKAVLENCNILAKIYQTNYLGIKDDNNTTKLLNFA
- a CDS encoding Sel1 repeat protein, with translation MDLGMLYTDSNIVEQNLTKAKEFFGKACELRERKGCQSYKVLNQSGY
- a CDS encoding DNA adenine methylase; protein product: MKEKKEYLKEQIITYLGNKRSLLGFIDEGFMYAKSELKKDKFSFCDLFSGSGVVSRYAKAHSNYIITNDLELYSKIINECYLSNKSSNLTKELKNIYKLVNNIEVLKDGFINELYAPKDDNNIKENDRVFYTNKNAKIIDTIRQNIDEYCPKELKQYFIAPLLYEASVHANTSGIFKGFYKNKNGVGQFGGEGRNALSRIMGEIELALPVFSKFKCEFEVLQEDANVLSKDIDTDVCYIDPPYNQHPYGSNYFMLNLIASYKRPEKISKVSGIAKDWNRSVFNQRKSAKEALLEIVNSVKSKIVLISYNCEGFVKKDEFLNDLSKFGEAHIIEKRYNTFRGSRNLKSRNTHVNEQLYILKKRT
- a CDS encoding MATE family efflux transporter, whose product is MDKNITLTRLFIPIYLTMLLNLATLVINTYMISLVDPRLVGALAAGHQVFILFLNVFNLLGVGCSVVISQALGAKNNKLAIRAIHISISLNFLIGLICGIIVFIFARNILNLMQIPTEISDESYVYLRIISIIFFIDGVAIILATVARVYGFANYALMASLLMNVVIIIGNILSLFEPFGLPYYGLMGVGISTIAGKIIGVAFYFIILIKIMKIPIIFKLFVNAKIYIAKKILKVGLPSAGENLLWSLQYLVAFSFVASMGEDSLAVQTIYFQFSSFIFFAAIALGLSNQVIVARFVGASENEQAYNHTFKTAKIGFISTFLFVGGVFVCQDFLMNLMNLTENMKTLMRPLFYVSFFLEFSRTLNIVMVNALKASGDVKFPFVTGAASMWLISIPLGYLLGITLGYGIIGIWIAFVIDETIRGLINMFRWISRKWIGKKLV
- a CDS encoding tryptophan-rich sensory protein, whose translation is MHQKNLKNLVFLNFVFYALVILFNIFAYVGFLNNIEFQGIINKYPTLITPINFTFSIWIPIYILLLLTLVYLYKNQYNSYKKTLIKPISILFIISSLFNIAWIISFIFERFWIALLMIAGLLTMLMFILDEIYKKRSALNFFSLAVFTIYASWILMLTIITATIFAAQQNWGGLGGIPIPIWTIVVILSTTGFAVFYMFYYKNALFSFGIIWTFVGIYLSYSAGKIKTDMGSSIKFTIFTAIIILIISMIYIFQKNKKSILPKKHYRV
- a CDS encoding M48 family metallopeptidase, producing the protein MLPNILKFEDYEINIKYKKMKYARLKVDKESNIYLSLPLRFPDYQALNFIKKNETWIQKTITKNKNRALPKDKTYLKGVIYTLKFDENFKRVEVANDTILAPNLEIFMKFKKEFAKKEFMKFIEIYKPLVKKDVNRVVVRDMKTRWGSCNSKKGYINLALKLIEKSPDIIEYVVLHELTHLIYPHHQKSFYDFIKKIMPDYKDREKKLKY
- a CDS encoding carbon-nitrogen hydrolase, whose translation is MSRVLKLGLVSHTYKGSKEDTIKATVKGIEKVAKDGASLVVLQELHQSEYFCQSEDVSKFDYANSYEEDIKFWANVAKENKIVLVTSLFEKRTAGLYHNTAVVFDSDGSIAGKYRKMHIPDDPNFYEKFYFTPGDLGYKAIDTSVGKLGVLVCWDQWYPEAARLMALNGAEILIYPTAIGWFDGDESDEKSRQLESWVAVQRGHSVANGLPVVAVNRVGFEKDESGVSDGIRFWGNSFVFGPQGEQMFRSDETEELTKIVEIDLDRCENIRRWWPFLRDRRIDSYSNLTKRFID
- a CDS encoding cation diffusion facilitator family transporter — its product is MMDIKNKAPFVAGLTAVMLAIVKLIIGLFSGSVSVIASAIDSILDAIVSAANYIVVSKSDQEPDGKFNYGYAKLEAIMSFLEGFFIAGIGSFIVYSGAMKIINPQGPIKLNIALYVMIFSFIVTGFLIVYLTKIYKKTNSLIIKTDILHYKSDFFSNLAIIAGLVVVYFTGWHIVDSIFGIAIGLYIMYGALGLIKESGYILIDGAVDEDIVLDIKEFINSNSKIRDFHDFKTRKCVNKCYLSIHLVFDRDILLFDAHEIGDSVEKYITEKYNQYEWDINLHFDPYDDSKIENI
- a CDS encoding agmatine deiminase family protein, translating into MRTFGEWEKQELIFLALPHKNSDWAEYLDEILDYYVNLVKIIAKYQKVVLISPNKKDFEKYFKDVKNVEFYEIDTNDTWIRDYGAIDVLKGDKIVANDFKFNAWGGKFQSQKDNEVNDKLFKNFSGKVVKHNLVLEGGSIDFNGNGIMLTTQKCLLNENRTNGLTKDDFNKIFKDIFGIKDVIWLKNGFIKGDDTDNHVDTLARFIDEQTIAYSSCEDKEDEHYNELKKMENELKQTKFNLISLPIPKPIFYDDVRLPATYANFVFVNGALIVPTYGDKNDEIVLDRLKKALPNHDVVGVDSRVLIRQNGSIHCSTQNRFFGKR